From a region of the Xanthomonas rydalmerensis genome:
- a CDS encoding M3 family metallopeptidase: MTNPLLDFSGLPRFDAIQPEHIGPAIDTLLAQAEAAVAAAETVAPVRWDSFVAPLDDATERLWRAWGQVSHLQAVVNTPALREAYNANLPKVTRFSSALGQNLALFAQYRTLAHSPEAATLGPAQRKVLDNALRDFRLGGAELGEADKQRFAAIQEELSALSAKFSQNVLDATDAWSLLIDDEARLAGLPEDSIAAARAAAERDGQAGWKLTLQMPCYLPVQMYAEDRALRETLYRANAIRASEFGDAALDNSAAIGRILALRGELAALLGFASYAEYSLATKMAQDPAQVLAFLHDLAVRAKPYAQRDRAELEAFAREHLGLNTLEAWDLLYAGEKLKQARYSFSEQEVKRYFTEPKVLDGLFGLIHDLYGLRVEADSAPVWHPDVRFFRLSDAQGRLVGQFYLDLYAREGKRGGAWMDDCRNRRERADGVQTPLVYLVCNFGRGSDGKPATFTHNEVTTLFHEMGHGLHQLLTQVGELGVAGINGVEWDAVELPSQFMENFCWEWPRLQAMTAHVDSGEPLPRALFDKMLAAKNYQSGMFTVRQLEFALFDMQLHHDFDAQADSVLQLLERVRDEVAVNRPPAWNRFPHQFSHIFAGGYAAGYYSYKWAEVLSADAYAAFEETPDQLAATGARFLREILSRGGSRPALENFTAFRGRAPELEALLRHSGMAG, encoded by the coding sequence ATGACCAATCCCCTGCTCGATTTTTCCGGCCTGCCGCGCTTCGATGCGATCCAGCCCGAGCACATCGGCCCGGCGATCGACACCCTGCTGGCGCAGGCCGAGGCCGCGGTGGCTGCCGCCGAGACGGTGGCGCCGGTGCGCTGGGACAGCTTCGTGGCGCCGCTGGACGACGCCACCGAGCGCCTGTGGCGCGCCTGGGGCCAGGTGAGCCACCTGCAGGCGGTGGTCAACACGCCGGCGCTGCGCGAGGCCTACAACGCCAACCTGCCCAAGGTGACGCGCTTCTCCAGCGCGCTCGGGCAGAACCTGGCGCTGTTCGCGCAGTACCGCACGCTGGCGCATTCGCCGGAGGCGGCCACGCTCGGCCCGGCGCAGCGCAAGGTGCTGGACAACGCGTTGCGCGATTTCCGCCTGGGCGGCGCCGAACTGGGCGAGGCCGACAAGCAGCGCTTCGCCGCGATCCAGGAAGAACTGTCGGCGCTGTCGGCCAAGTTCTCGCAGAACGTGCTCGATGCCACCGACGCGTGGTCGCTGTTGATCGACGACGAGGCGCGCCTGGCCGGCCTGCCCGAGGACAGCATCGCCGCCGCGCGCGCAGCGGCCGAACGCGATGGCCAGGCCGGCTGGAAGCTGACCCTGCAGATGCCGTGCTACCTGCCGGTGCAGATGTACGCCGAGGATCGCGCGCTGCGCGAGACGCTGTACCGCGCCAACGCGATCCGCGCCTCGGAGTTCGGCGATGCGGCGCTGGACAACAGCGCGGCGATCGGCCGCATCCTCGCCTTGCGCGGCGAACTGGCGGCGCTGCTCGGCTTCGCCAGCTACGCCGAGTATTCGCTGGCCACGAAGATGGCGCAGGATCCCGCACAGGTGCTGGCGTTCCTGCACGATCTGGCCGTACGCGCCAAGCCCTACGCGCAGCGCGACCGCGCCGAGCTGGAGGCATTCGCGCGCGAGCATCTGGGCCTGAACACGCTGGAAGCCTGGGACCTGCTCTATGCCGGCGAGAAGCTCAAGCAGGCGCGTTACAGCTTCTCCGAGCAGGAAGTGAAGCGCTACTTCACCGAGCCCAAGGTGCTGGACGGCCTGTTCGGCCTGATCCACGACCTGTACGGCTTGCGCGTGGAGGCCGACAGCGCGCCGGTGTGGCATCCGGACGTGCGTTTCTTCCGCCTGAGCGACGCGCAGGGGCGCCTGGTCGGGCAGTTCTATCTGGACCTGTACGCGCGCGAAGGCAAGCGTGGCGGCGCCTGGATGGACGATTGCCGCAATCGCCGCGAGCGCGCCGACGGCGTGCAGACCCCGCTGGTGTACCTGGTGTGCAACTTCGGCCGCGGCAGCGACGGCAAGCCGGCCACCTTCACCCACAACGAAGTCACCACCCTGTTCCACGAGATGGGCCACGGCCTGCACCAGTTGCTGACCCAGGTCGGCGAACTGGGCGTGGCCGGCATCAACGGCGTGGAATGGGATGCGGTGGAGCTGCCTAGCCAGTTCATGGAGAACTTCTGCTGGGAATGGCCGCGTCTGCAGGCGATGACCGCCCACGTGGACAGCGGCGAGCCGCTGCCGCGCGCACTGTTCGACAAGATGCTGGCGGCGAAGAACTACCAGAGCGGTATGTTCACCGTGCGCCAGCTCGAGTTCGCGCTGTTCGACATGCAGTTGCACCACGACTTCGATGCGCAGGCCGACAGCGTGCTGCAGTTGCTCGAGCGCGTGCGCGATGAGGTCGCGGTGAACCGGCCGCCGGCCTGGAATCGCTTCCCGCACCAGTTCAGCCACATCTTCGCCGGCGGCTATGCGGCCGGCTACTACAGCTACAAATGGGCCGAGGTGCTCAGCGCCGACGCCTATGCGGCGTTCGAGGAAACGCCCGACCAGTTGGCCGCCACCGGCGCGCGCTTCCTGCGCGAGATCCTCTCGCGCGGCGGCAGCCGCCCGGCGTTGGAGAACTTCACCGCCTTCCGTGGCCGCGCGCCGGAGTTGGAGGCGCTGCTGCGGCACAGCGGCATGGCGGGATAA
- a CDS encoding copper resistance system multicopper oxidase encodes MNASSSGLPALPSRRRFVTGLALGAAAGLSGLPLRSAQASALARNGAAPYVLHGTDLDLSIGSTRVNFTGRERPAIAVNGSVPAPILRWREGDTVTIRVANRLPGHTQTSVHWHGLLLPANMDGVPGMSFDGIYPGETYQYRFALRQSGTYWYHSHSLHQEQAGLYGAIVIDPRDPPPYRYDREHVLLLSDWTDLDPAALFRRLKQMPSYDNLYQRTVGDFLRDARQDGLRATLADRGMWGRMRMTPSDLSDVNGNTYTYLLNGMTPAGNWTGLFRPGEKVLLRFINASSMSYFDVRIPGLKMTVVAADGQYVHPVSVDEFRIAAAETYDVLVEPSGQDAYTVFAQDMGRTGHARGTLAVRDGLQAPVPANDPRPLLRMQDMGHAMAGHAGMEHGAGTAMHGMEGGCGASMPMAGMPGMEHAAHATAGAAAASAHPRSERGNPLVDMQSSATAPRLDDPGIGLRDNGRRVLTYADLHSLFEDPDGREPGREIQLHLTGNMEKFAWSFDGVPFASAEPLRLNYGERLRIVLVNDTMMQHPIHLHGMWSDVEDAAGRFQVRKHTVDMPPGTRRSYRVRADALGRWAYHCHLLYHMDGGMMREVRVDA; translated from the coding sequence ATGAACGCATCTTCTTCCGGCCTGCCGGCGCTGCCGTCGCGGCGCCGCTTCGTCACCGGGCTGGCGCTGGGCGCCGCCGCCGGCCTCAGCGGGCTGCCGCTGCGCAGCGCACAGGCCAGCGCGCTCGCCCGCAACGGCGCCGCGCCCTATGTGCTGCACGGCACCGACCTGGACCTGAGCATCGGCAGCACCCGGGTCAACTTCACCGGGCGCGAGCGCCCCGCCATCGCCGTCAACGGCAGCGTGCCCGCACCGATCCTGCGCTGGCGCGAAGGCGACACCGTGACCATCCGCGTGGCCAATCGCCTGCCCGGCCACACCCAGACCTCGGTGCACTGGCACGGCCTGCTGCTGCCGGCCAACATGGACGGCGTGCCGGGCATGAGCTTCGACGGCATCTATCCGGGCGAGACCTACCAATACCGTTTCGCCCTGCGCCAGTCCGGCACCTACTGGTACCACAGCCATTCGCTGCACCAGGAGCAGGCCGGGCTGTACGGCGCCATCGTGATCGACCCGCGCGACCCGCCGCCGTACCGCTACGACCGCGAGCACGTGCTGTTGCTGTCGGACTGGACCGACCTGGACCCGGCCGCGCTGTTCCGGCGGCTGAAGCAGATGCCGTCCTACGACAACCTGTACCAGCGCACCGTCGGCGATTTCCTGCGCGACGCGCGGCAGGACGGGCTGCGCGCCACCCTCGCTGACCGCGGCATGTGGGGGCGCATGCGCATGACCCCCAGCGACCTGTCCGACGTCAACGGCAACACCTACACCTACCTGCTCAACGGCATGACCCCGGCCGGCAACTGGACCGGGCTGTTCCGCCCCGGCGAGAAGGTGCTGCTGCGCTTCATCAACGCCTCCAGCATGAGCTACTTCGACGTGCGCATCCCCGGGCTGAAGATGACCGTGGTCGCCGCCGACGGCCAGTACGTGCATCCGGTGAGCGTGGACGAGTTCCGCATCGCCGCGGCCGAAACCTACGACGTGCTGGTCGAACCCAGCGGCCAGGACGCCTACACGGTGTTCGCCCAGGACATGGGGCGCACCGGTCACGCGCGCGGCACTTTGGCCGTGCGCGACGGGCTGCAGGCGCCGGTGCCGGCGAACGATCCACGCCCACTGCTGCGCATGCAGGACATGGGCCACGCGATGGCCGGGCACGCCGGCATGGAGCACGGCGCGGGCACGGCCATGCACGGCATGGAGGGCGGCTGCGGCGCGAGCATGCCCATGGCCGGCATGCCGGGCATGGAGCACGCCGCGCACGCAACTGCAGGCGCTGCCGCGGCATCTGCGCATCCACGCAGCGAACGCGGCAATCCGCTGGTGGACATGCAGTCCTCCGCCACCGCGCCGCGGCTGGACGACCCGGGCATCGGCCTGCGCGACAACGGCCGCCGCGTGCTGACCTACGCCGACCTGCACAGTCTGTTCGAGGATCCGGACGGACGCGAGCCGGGACGCGAGATCCAGCTGCACCTGACCGGCAACATGGAGAAGTTCGCCTGGTCGTTCGACGGCGTTCCCTTCGCCAGCGCCGAACCGTTGCGGCTCAACTACGGCGAGCGCCTGCGCATCGTGCTGGTCAACGACACGATGATGCAGCACCCGATCCACCTGCACGGCATGTGGAGCGACGTGGAGGATGCCGCCGGCCGCTTCCAGGTGCGCAAGCACACCGTGGACATGCCGCCGGGCACGCGCCGCAGCTACCGCGTGCGCGCCGACGCGCTGGGGCGCTGGGCCTACCACTGTCATCTGCTGTATCACATGGACGGCGGCATGATGCGCGAAGTGCGGGTGGACGCATGA
- a CDS encoding PLP-dependent cysteine synthase family protein, translating into MTHRAWVAAAIQKIEADFNRSADTHLIPLDLPGFPGIDLYFKDESSHPTGSLKHRLARSLFLYALANGWLREGRPVIEASSGSTAVSEAYFARLLGLPFIAVMPATTSPEKIAAIEFQGGRCHLVGRACDLHADSVQLARETGGHFMDQFLYAERATDWRANNNIAESIFRQMQEEPHPIPAWIVCSPGTGGTAATLGRYVRYRRHPTRILCADPEVSLFFDGYREALAGRDYAGLESTGGSRIEGIGRPRVEPSFIPSCVDAMVKVPDALSLAAMRYVSARLGRRVGGSTGTNFVGVLQAATRMREQGRSGAIVTILCDSGERYVHSYYRPQWYAEHGIDVDQADAQLAAAVAGAGLPPLPCAALD; encoded by the coding sequence ATGACCCATCGCGCTTGGGTGGCCGCCGCCATCCAGAAGATCGAAGCCGACTTCAACCGCTCGGCCGACACCCATCTGATCCCGCTGGACCTGCCCGGTTTCCCCGGCATCGACCTGTATTTCAAGGACGAATCCAGCCATCCCACCGGCAGCCTCAAACATCGCCTGGCGCGCTCGCTGTTCCTGTACGCGCTGGCCAACGGCTGGCTGCGCGAGGGGCGGCCGGTGATCGAGGCCTCCAGCGGCTCCACGGCGGTGTCCGAGGCGTACTTCGCGCGCCTGCTGGGGCTGCCGTTCATCGCGGTGATGCCGGCGACGACCTCGCCGGAAAAGATCGCCGCGATTGAGTTCCAGGGCGGGCGCTGCCACCTGGTCGGGCGCGCCTGCGACCTGCATGCCGATTCGGTGCAACTGGCACGCGAGACCGGCGGCCATTTCATGGACCAGTTCCTCTACGCCGAACGCGCCACCGACTGGCGCGCCAACAACAACATCGCCGAATCGATCTTCCGGCAGATGCAGGAGGAGCCGCACCCGATCCCGGCGTGGATCGTGTGCAGCCCCGGCACCGGCGGCACCGCGGCCACGCTCGGGCGCTACGTACGCTACCGGCGCCATCCCACCCGCATCCTGTGCGCGGATCCGGAGGTGTCGCTGTTCTTCGACGGCTACCGCGAGGCGCTGGCCGGGCGCGACTACGCCGGCCTGGAAAGCACCGGCGGCTCGCGCATCGAAGGCATCGGCCGGCCGCGGGTGGAGCCGAGCTTCATCCCCAGCTGCGTGGATGCGATGGTCAAGGTGCCCGACGCGCTGAGCCTGGCGGCGATGCGCTACGTCAGCGCGCGCCTGGGCCGGCGCGTGGGCGGCTCCACCGGCACCAACTTCGTCGGCGTGCTGCAGGCGGCCACGCGCATGCGCGAGCAGGGCCGCAGCGGCGCCATCGTCACCATCTTGTGCGACAGCGGCGAGCGCTACGTGCACAGCTACTACCGGCCGCAGTGGTACGCCGAGCACGGCATCGACGTGGACCAGGCCGATGCGCAGCTGGCCGCGGCGGTGGCCGGCGCCGGGTTGCCGCCGCTGCCTTGTGCCGCGCTGGACTGA
- a CDS encoding heavy metal-responsive transcriptional regulator has product MRSDPATVRFTIGALARQADVAIDTVRYYERQGLLPPAPRRASGYREYDAAAVQRVRFIRRAKELGFSLEEIGELLALQDDRVHGVEGIKQRASARLQALDRRIAELTEMRDTLAMLVEECPGRGAPDACPILGDIRGDAAGEPPR; this is encoded by the coding sequence ATGCGATCCGATCCCGCCACCGTCCGCTTCACCATCGGCGCGCTCGCCCGCCAGGCCGACGTCGCCATCGATACCGTGCGCTACTACGAGCGCCAGGGGCTGCTGCCGCCCGCCCCGCGCCGCGCATCCGGTTACCGCGAGTACGACGCCGCGGCGGTGCAGCGGGTGCGCTTCATCCGCCGCGCCAAGGAACTGGGCTTTTCGCTGGAGGAGATCGGCGAACTGCTGGCGCTGCAGGACGATCGCGTGCACGGCGTGGAGGGCATCAAGCAGCGCGCCAGCGCGCGCCTGCAGGCGCTGGACCGGCGCATCGCCGAACTGACCGAGATGCGCGACACCCTGGCGATGCTGGTCGAGGAGTGTCCCGGCCGCGGTGCGCCGGACGCCTGCCCGATCCTGGGCGACATCCGCGGCGATGCCGCCGGCGAGCCGCCGCGATGA
- a CDS encoding copper resistance protein B, with protein MSRSRLAPLARATGLTLLLAHAAAQAQHAHAADTGADAAAARCACPASAAAVPMADAAATQPDTAMHGAMDHAAMGHAAHVPAMQGAPATQTTAEHADAMSHAHMDHATMDHAAAPASQGDHREHAHSAHDGMHHDGMDHAMPSAPSPTATACHCPASANTPLPREPIPPITAADRAAAFPVLRDHGMAHGASRTGYLLVDRLEGWDNAHGSGQAWEARGWYGGDIDRLWLRSDGEREGGRTTASSLELAYGRAISPWWDVLIGGRQTFAPGHARTSAAFGVQGMAPYKFEVSAMLYVGEGGHASLHLEGEYDVLLTNRLILQPRLEAELAARDDPAHRTGSGLTTVEGGLRLRYEVTRRFAPYVGVEHVRSFGETADQRRAAGEAMRETRWVAGLRFWF; from the coding sequence ATGAGCCGCTCGCGCCTCGCTCCGCTCGCGCGGGCCACCGGCCTGACGCTGCTGTTGGCGCACGCCGCAGCGCAGGCGCAGCATGCCCATGCTGCCGACACCGGCGCCGACGCAGCTGCCGCGCGCTGCGCCTGCCCTGCGTCCGCTGCCGCCGTGCCCATGGCGGACGCGGCGGCAACGCAACCCGACACGGCAATGCATGGCGCCATGGACCACGCAGCCATGGGGCATGCCGCGCACGTGCCGGCCATGCAAGGCGCGCCTGCCACGCAGACCACGGCAGAGCACGCCGACGCCATGTCGCACGCGCACATGGACCACGCCACGATGGACCACGCGGCCGCGCCGGCGTCGCAGGGCGATCACCGCGAACACGCGCACTCCGCGCACGACGGCATGCATCACGACGGCATGGACCACGCGATGCCCTCCGCGCCTTCCCCGACAGCGACCGCGTGCCACTGTCCCGCGAGCGCCAACACGCCGCTGCCGCGCGAGCCGATCCCGCCGATCACCGCGGCCGACCGTGCGGCCGCGTTCCCGGTGCTGCGCGACCACGGCATGGCGCACGGCGCCTCGCGCACCGGCTATTTGCTGGTCGATCGCCTGGAGGGCTGGGACAACGCCCATGGCAGCGGCCAGGCCTGGGAAGCGCGCGGCTGGTACGGCGGCGACATCGACCGGCTATGGCTGCGCAGCGACGGCGAACGCGAGGGCGGCCGCACCACCGCGTCCTCGCTGGAACTGGCCTATGGCCGCGCGATCTCGCCCTGGTGGGACGTGCTGATCGGCGGCAGGCAGACGTTCGCGCCGGGCCACGCGCGGACCTCTGCCGCGTTCGGCGTGCAAGGCATGGCGCCGTACAAGTTCGAGGTGTCGGCCATGCTCTACGTCGGCGAAGGCGGCCATGCCAGCCTGCACCTGGAAGGCGAGTACGACGTACTGCTGACCAATCGCCTGATCCTGCAGCCACGGCTGGAAGCGGAACTGGCCGCGCGCGACGATCCGGCGCATCGCACCGGCAGCGGCCTGACCACCGTGGAGGGCGGGTTGCGCCTGCGCTACGAAGTCACGCGCCGGTTCGCGCCGTATGTCGGCGTGGAGCACGTGCGCAGCTTCGGCGAGACCGCCGATCAGCGTCGCGCCGCTGGCGAGGCCATGCGCGAGACGCGCTGGGTCGCCGGCCTGCGCTTCTGGTTCTGA
- a CDS encoding heavy-metal-associated domain-containing protein, which translates to MQHLDLLVHGMSCGGCSARLQRVLNACPGVSASTVVLEGGRVGIDYDPARIDVAALEQAIADAGFSVAAG; encoded by the coding sequence ATGCAACATCTCGATCTCCTCGTCCACGGCATGAGTTGCGGCGGCTGCAGCGCGCGGCTGCAGCGGGTGCTGAACGCCTGCCCGGGCGTGAGCGCCAGCACGGTGGTGCTGGAGGGCGGGCGCGTGGGCATCGACTACGACCCCGCGCGCATCGACGTGGCCGCGCTGGAGCAGGCGATCGCCGACGCCGGTTTCAGCGTGGCCGCCGGCTGA
- a CDS encoding CopL family metal-binding regulatory protein, with protein MPTFAVLMRLLLCLSLLLNGTAAAMAMPGMATHGPSTHDTAATMASAAPAHAAMPCHDAPPPADHDGPCHDHAGKHGGCGGMAGCQCPHAQPLPALLAMPLALPRMPRTLVAAASQAAHGAPGLPRLERPPSA; from the coding sequence GTGCCGACCTTCGCCGTCCTGATGCGCCTGCTGCTGTGCCTGAGCCTGCTGCTCAACGGCACCGCGGCCGCCATGGCGATGCCGGGCATGGCGACGCACGGCCCCTCGACGCACGACACGGCTGCCACGATGGCCAGCGCGGCGCCGGCGCATGCGGCGATGCCCTGCCACGACGCGCCGCCACCGGCGGATCACGACGGCCCCTGCCACGACCATGCCGGCAAGCACGGCGGCTGCGGCGGCATGGCGGGCTGCCAATGTCCGCATGCGCAACCGCTGCCGGCCCTGCTGGCGATGCCGCTGGCACTGCCGCGCATGCCCCGCACCCTGGTCGCCGCCGCTTCCCAGGCCGCGCACGGTGCGCCCGGCCTGCCACGACTGGAACGTCCTCCCAGCGCCTGA
- a CDS encoding heavy metal translocating P-type ATPase has protein sequence MSADRATASLTLPVQGMTCAACAAGVEKALQRLPGVAAQASYAGARVQVDYDPQQVDLPTLLQRIQQAGYSVPTQAVTLELSGLHCASCVAAIDAVLAKTPGVLAGHANLASAKARVEIVNGAVAPAELIARIARAGFGARVAQAMDPEQLAERGRSERRAWRRELGMFAAAVLLTLPFWGQMLGMLDGDALRGAHAEPLPRWLQWLLATPVQCWIGARFYRAGYRALRNGSANMDVLVALGTGMAYLYSAVVTVAGLHDQHVYFEASTSVITLVLLGRLLEARAKRRTTAAVRALLDLAPTTARVERDGVIVEVDAAELAVGDVFVVAAGERVPVDGEVLDGHSSVDEAMLSGEALPVAKAPGSRLHAATVNQLGLLRARATGVGADTLLAQIVRMVDAAQGSRAPIQRLVDRIAAVFVPAVLAIAAITLGATWALGGSFADALVHAVAVLVIACPCALGLATPTAIMVGTGVGARAGILIRDAEVLERARALTALVVDKTGTLTLGQPQVTAVLVADEAEAAPLLRLAAALETGSAHPLARAIVQRAADLGVRAAVPAPLAEAVQTLPGQGVRGRVDGREVVLGALAWLDGLVAVPADPTLRRQAEAAQAQGQSVVGVAVDGAVAGYIAIADPLREDAAEAVALLQARGIAVTMLSGDNRHAAQAVAARLGIEQVQAEVLPQDKAAHVRQLQAVPGAHVGMVGDGINDAPALAAADVSFAIGSGSDIAIEAADVVLMHGDLAGVAAAIDLSAATVRKIRQNLFFAFVFNGLGIPLAAFGLLNPVIAGAAMALSSVSVLGNALLLNRWRAQ, from the coding sequence ATGAGCGCGGACCGCGCCACCGCCTCGTTGACCTTGCCGGTGCAGGGCATGACCTGCGCCGCCTGCGCGGCCGGCGTGGAGAAGGCGTTGCAGCGCCTGCCCGGGGTCGCGGCGCAGGCCAGCTATGCCGGGGCGCGCGTGCAGGTCGACTATGACCCGCAGCAAGTGGACCTGCCGACACTGTTGCAGCGCATCCAGCAGGCCGGCTACAGCGTGCCGACCCAGGCGGTGACCCTGGAACTCAGCGGCCTGCACTGCGCCTCCTGCGTGGCGGCGATCGACGCGGTCCTGGCGAAGACCCCGGGCGTGCTTGCCGGTCACGCCAACCTGGCCTCGGCCAAGGCGCGGGTGGAGATCGTGAACGGTGCGGTCGCGCCGGCGGAGCTGATCGCGCGGATCGCCCGTGCGGGATTCGGCGCGCGCGTCGCGCAGGCCATGGACCCCGAGCAACTGGCCGAGCGCGGCCGCAGCGAGCGCCGCGCCTGGCGGCGCGAGCTGGGAATGTTCGCAGCGGCGGTGCTGCTGACCCTGCCGTTCTGGGGGCAGATGCTCGGCATGCTGGATGGCGACGCCTTGCGCGGTGCGCATGCCGAGCCGCTGCCGCGCTGGCTGCAGTGGCTGCTGGCGACACCGGTGCAGTGCTGGATCGGCGCGCGCTTCTACCGTGCAGGCTATCGCGCCCTGCGCAACGGCAGCGCCAACATGGACGTGCTGGTCGCGCTGGGCACCGGCATGGCCTATCTGTACAGCGCCGTGGTCACCGTGGCCGGCCTGCACGACCAGCACGTGTACTTCGAGGCCAGCACCAGCGTCATCACCCTGGTGTTGCTCGGGCGCCTGCTCGAGGCCCGTGCCAAGCGCCGCACCACCGCGGCGGTGCGCGCGCTGCTCGACCTGGCGCCGACCACTGCGCGGGTCGAGCGCGACGGCGTCATCGTGGAGGTGGATGCGGCGGAACTGGCGGTCGGCGATGTGTTCGTGGTCGCTGCCGGCGAGCGCGTGCCGGTGGACGGCGAGGTGCTCGACGGCCACTCCAGCGTGGACGAGGCGATGCTCTCCGGCGAGGCGCTGCCGGTGGCCAAGGCACCGGGTAGCCGCCTGCATGCGGCCACGGTCAACCAGCTCGGCCTGTTGCGCGCGCGCGCCACCGGCGTTGGCGCGGACACGCTGCTGGCGCAGATCGTGCGCATGGTCGATGCCGCGCAAGGCTCGCGCGCGCCGATCCAGCGCCTGGTCGATCGCATCGCCGCGGTGTTCGTGCCGGCGGTACTGGCCATCGCCGCGATCACCCTGGGCGCGACCTGGGCGCTGGGCGGCAGCTTCGCCGACGCCCTGGTGCACGCGGTGGCGGTGCTGGTGATCGCCTGCCCGTGCGCGCTGGGCCTGGCCACGCCGACCGCGATCATGGTCGGCACCGGCGTCGGCGCGCGCGCCGGCATCCTAATCCGCGACGCCGAGGTGCTGGAACGCGCCCGCGCGCTGACCGCGCTGGTGGTCGACAAGACCGGCACCCTGACCCTGGGCCAGCCGCAGGTGACCGCGGTGCTGGTCGCCGACGAGGCCGAGGCCGCGCCGCTGTTGCGCCTGGCCGCGGCGCTGGAAACCGGGTCGGCGCATCCGCTGGCGCGCGCCATCGTGCAGCGCGCCGCCGACCTGGGCGTGCGCGCGGCCGTGCCGGCGCCGCTGGCCGAGGCAGTGCAGACGCTGCCGGGGCAGGGCGTGCGCGGCCGCGTGGACGGGCGCGAGGTCGTGCTGGGGGCGCTGGCGTGGCTCGATGGCCTGGTCGCCGTGCCGGCCGACCCGACGCTGCGCCGCCAGGCCGAGGCGGCGCAGGCGCAGGGCCAGAGCGTGGTCGGGGTGGCGGTGGACGGCGCCGTGGCCGGCTACATCGCCATCGCCGATCCGCTGCGCGAGGACGCCGCCGAGGCGGTGGCGTTGCTGCAGGCGCGCGGCATCGCCGTGACCATGCTCAGCGGCGACAACCGCCACGCGGCGCAGGCGGTGGCCGCGCGGCTCGGAATCGAGCAGGTGCAGGCCGAGGTGCTGCCGCAGGACAAGGCCGCGCATGTGCGCCAGTTGCAGGCCGTGCCGGGCGCGCACGTGGGCATGGTCGGCGACGGCATCAACGACGCCCCGGCGCTGGCCGCGGCCGACGTCAGTTTCGCCATCGGCAGCGGTTCGGACATCGCCATCGAGGCGGCCGACGTGGTGCTGATGCACGGCGACCTGGCCGGCGTCGCCGCCGCCATCGACCTGTCCGCGGCGACCGTGCGCAAGATCCGCCAGAACCTGTTCTTCGCCTTCGTCTTCAACGGCCTGGGCATCCCGCTGGCCGCGTTCGGCCTGCTCAACCCGGTGATCGCCGGCGCGGCGATGGCGCTGAGTTCGGTCTCGGTGCTGGGCAACGCGCTGCTGCTGAATCGCTGGCGTGCGCAGTGA